GGCTATTGGATACTATTTAGAAATATTAAATCCACACCGAGTCCATAAACATGTATAACACCTTTAGGTATCCATGGATGGGAATAAAGCTGTTTAAGTGCAATATGCACACACAATCACTTGCAAGACTCTATTCCTAATTCCAAAGTAGGAGATGTGCATTTAAAATTATCCGTATTGCCTTTTGTAACCACATGATGAATTTAAAAGAGTTTATGccataaaattctttttatattctttttttatcattctGAAAATATATTCCATAACTTGTTAACTTACGTGGGTAAATGTCACCTCTTCCTAATCAAAGTAAACCTTACTTCTAGAACACTTAGGAGCTGATATCTGGGGGGAAATCGTACAAACCAATTGTTTTGCTAATGGAAAAGATTTGGCTCCAACCACCAATAGAAAGATGCCATGTGGCTTGTtatgtgcattgcacatgacTCACTTGGTTAGTTCGGTTAAGTGAGTCATGTGCAACAAGTATAAATGGCATCTTCCTATTGGTGGTTGGAGCCAAACTCTGTCCTCTGCTAATGCTCTTCTTAacattgtttattaatttctgCTCACCAGAAAACAATACTTCAATCAAACTACTCACAGGCTTGACTGACATTTCATCCATACCATAGACCATACCATCATAATGACttcaactaaaaacaaaaaatgccactaattttataattttgtaactTAATAAATCAAGTCAAACCcctcaaaaatttcaaaccctgCACAATTGGTCAATTTAACAGTTAATGGAGGAAATATGCAGACTGCCAAAATCTAATATCTTTAATAGCCACACAATTCTGAATTCTTTTACCTGCCACATAAGAACTGAAAGAAGACATCAAAAGACATTGGGTACGCTTAGAAGCATAATGAATATAAGAACAAAGTCATAAGCAAGGTACTTCTTCCACCTACCCCAAAATACCTTAAATAATAAGGCATATTTACCTTCTTTCCAGTATGGAAAAGGGCGTGCAAGAGACAGCTTCAGCACCATGGCATTAGGATAGCCAAAAAatcctcaaaataaaaatggtcattatgatcaaaactaaaaacaagtTAGGAAAAGCAATCAACAAAAGTTAGCAACCCAAAAAGGTCGAATGAGATGTAACATAAAACGTCAGTAACATAATATTGGAAAAAAGTTCAGATAACTGATAGAAAGAAAACATTAGGAGACAGACACTCTGTAAAAGGTAACAAGCAAgcaacaaaagaattttaagTCCTACAAGAGCACCCAGAGattcataataataatcatataaGTGGCTTCTCCAATACAAGACTCTACAAGCTGAACTACTCCAAGTCTCTGCAAATGTCATAACAGCACAGCAAGGTTAAAGATGTGAGTCCCAACTTCCAACAAAATCATGGCAAGAGGAAAGAAATCAGGTTGACACATCTCCATGAAACATCAGCCTGTCAAAATTTTACATAATAACAATGAAGAAGAGTTAAGAACAGCAAAAATAAGATAAGAAACTAATTTTACAGTGAGGGGTATACACTAAAtcttaattatacaaaataatttattacaggtagaaaattattgtttagaaaagaaataaatcttTTGCTCAGAACAAGATGTGGGAACTGTAAGTGAAATTATAGACACAAGATTAACTCCATCACTGCATGCTAATGCTTTGAGGATGAAAAAAGTaatggggaaaaaaaggaaaaccttTATTAAAGCAGCACCTAAAACATAGGCTTTCCTCTCCAAATGTTGGCATGTCAATGAATATCAAACCAGGATTTTGAATAAtatcataataatttatttggaTTGCTGTCTCACCTGTTCTCTAAAAAACCCGTCATATAAACAAATGACCAAGAGACCTATAATGTATCCAAGTATAACAGGGTACACGGATACATCATCTTTAAAATCATTATGCTATAGCTTTTTACATTCTTGCATCCTCTATTCCTCTTTCTAAAATGCTGCACACTCATAACACGGTAGAAGAAGATTGCTctagaacaaaaaaattataatctaaCAGAAGGGCAATTTACCATAGAAACACACAACTTTAAATAAAAACGTTTTTATTTTCCCAATTACATGTGACTTAAAATCTTAACTAAGATCCTTGAATTTCTAACAATGCCAACAAGAGATCTATGAGATGCTATCATTTTGATTTAGCTTTCACAGGTGAAAAAGATATTCACTTGCCACAACATATAGTTATGTGCCCTTCATACCTAGCTCCATTTTGACTAAACTGGATGCTGCAAAGACCACTTGttaatcttataaaaaaaaaaagggggggcaAAGACCACTtgttaatcaaaataaaaatcaattaagtaGTAGAAATTTAAACCATCATATTcacaaaattaaaggataaaatAGTTAGTGACCAAATCAGGTTCAAGCTTCATCAGATGGGCAGAGAAGCTATCAAGTCAATGAGCTTTAGAAACAAACCAAAATGTAAATGTAAACAGGACCAAATTGAAGCAAAAGGATGTGAAAGGCATACCTATCAACTTGTTGGTAACAAAAGAACCCAAATTATTTCATCTCTGACATGAACTTCTCATACTCTGCATCTGCACCATAGTTTGTCTTCTCTGCAGAAGAACCAGGAGGAGGAACCTGTGGATTTGTGGCCCAAGGAACATTTCCAATGCTCTGTGATTGATCAGCAGTTGAGCCAGGAACAGATGCAGGAGGCGGAGGTGGCGGTGGAACTGCACTGTAATAAGATGGATAGCCATATGAAGATGTGGGATATGTAGGTTGTGGCGCTGCAGCCATAGAGTTCCCATACATATTGGTTGGTATAGATTGAGCAGAAGTACTGTTTTCAGTTTGCACTCCAAGAGGGTAACTTTGTTGTGCTTCACTTGAAGTTGGAGGCTGAGAAGGGGCACCAGGGGGAACTGGCTGCACAGGCGGAGGATACTGTACACCATAAGGTGGCATAGGTTGACCCTGGACAGGAGGATACATGGTTGAACCAGGGGGAGGAGGTGCATAAGGAGAATAGTGAGGAGGAACAGGAGGTCCCCATGGAACTGGAGTGCCCCCGTAACTTGGAGGTGGCGCATTCCCAAGAGGGCCACCTGCTGCAAATTGTTGAGATGGATAGGCACCGAGGGGCTGGCTTGAAACAGGATATGTGGGCATTGCTGAGGCTGGTGGGCCGGGAGGCACAACAGGCTGAGGAGGCCTACCGGCAACTCTCACCGCAATAGTCCGCCCCTCTAGCCGATAACCATTCATGCTTGCAATGGCATTATTGGCCATTTGAATATCTCCATACTTCACAAAACCATACCCTTTGCTCAGTCCAGTAACCCTGTCCTTGATAACCTTAGCCATCACAATATCACCAAAAGGTGAAAACAAACTGATCAAACCATCATCGTCAAGAGTAGGTGGCAAGTACCCAATATACAAGTTTGTATCATCAATTTCCTTCGTGGGTTTGACCACAGTTGCCCCTAATCCAGCATGTGATGTACTAACAGCATTCCTAGTATTATTAGCCCAAGGAGGATTGCTTTCCGAATTACTAGTTCCAGAACCAAGTGCCAACATAGtgctttgtttggttgatgaCTCAGGAACTGAACCTCCTAACTCTGCCAAAAAGTTCTGATACTCATCATCCATCTTCTTCCCAGTAGTCCCTTTCACTGGACAATCAATAGTCGGATGCCCACCATCACCACATATCTTACACAACACATCACTCTTAAAAGTCGAAGTACGCGAAGGGCACGCATACTGCCGATGCCCGGGTTCACCACACAACCTACAATACTCTTCATCCCTTATTGTCCCGTTCAATGCTGCCAGCTCCCTAAGCTGCTGCCTCTTATGCTCATTCAACACCTCATCCACCGGCTGCAACAGCTTCTCCACCATCCCCGCTGCAGCATCAAGTGCATCCTGCGTATCCGCCTCAACCAACACATGCAAATCCTCGTTTTCAGAAGGATCAGGCTTCAAATCCCTCTTCTGCTGCAACCTACCCTCCTTCACTGACCCTTTACCTCGGATCACAATCTTAGCACCCGTCTCCCTCTCCATCCTCTTCTGGGTATTCCCTCTTGGCCCGATAATAAGCCCGATGAAATTATAACCCGGGTACTCCTTCATCGGTATATAAAGCTTCTTCTGAAGCTTGGGTGGCCTATAATCCGCAGGCGGCTTAAAAGCCGGGTTACGTTTAATAATCTGGGAAATAATCTCAGTCCTCTCTCGGTTCAATCTCTCTCGAGCACGATACTCCCTAGTGTTAATCCTAATTCCCATATTATCATAAATCGGTTCGGGTGAAGGAGATCGAGCCCCTTCAGGTCTATCATCTAAAGGCAAACCAGACGATAACATTCGACTAATCTCTAAAAGCCTACTATTCAAAGCTTGAATTTCAGGATCAAATTCAATACCTCCAGTGAGTTCTTTCATGAAATCAGGGAGCTGAATCGGCAGCGAAGTCGGCAGGGGCTTGGGCTCATCGTCGGCCCATCGAGACTTCCTCTTCCGCGGCCCGCTGCCCGATTCGCCACTGCCGTTGCCATTCTGGTTGCTGCTATCGACGCCGTAGACAACGATGCTGTTATTGTTGTTAGAATCGGGCTGCGGATCCCATCGGCTGCGGCGGCGACTACGTCGGCTTGTGGTTTCCTCTTCGCCGCCGGAACAATCCTTGTCGGTGGTGCCGGTGCCGCTGTGGGTGTTGTTGGTCAAGCCGCCGTTTTCGGAGAGCAAGGGTTTGTTGGTGGGAAAAGAGGAATTATTATTGTCGTCGAGGGTATTTTGGGGAAAATCGTTGCAAGGGTTTTGATCTGGGATTAGGGTTTCGGAGTGAGGAggaggtgg
The sequence above is drawn from the Quercus robur chromosome 7, dhQueRobu3.1, whole genome shotgun sequence genome and encodes:
- the LOC126693751 gene encoding splicing factor-like protein 1, which translates into the protein MEAAAAANINEAQIETLDPPLPPPPETLESSYYHQNQPQPPPPHSETLIPDQNPCNDFPQNTLDDNNNSSFPTNKPLLSENGGLTNNTHSGTGTTDKDCSGGEEETTSRRSRRRSRWDPQPDSNNNNSIVVYGVDSSNQNGNGSGESGSGPRKRKSRWADDEPKPLPTSLPIQLPDFMKELTGGIEFDPEIQALNSRLLEISRMLSSGLPLDDRPEGARSPSPEPIYDNMGIRINTREYRARERLNRERTEIISQIIKRNPAFKPPADYRPPKLQKKLYIPMKEYPGYNFIGLIIGPRGNTQKRMERETGAKIVIRGKGSVKEGRLQQKRDLKPDPSENEDLHVLVEADTQDALDAAAGMVEKLLQPVDEVLNEHKRQQLRELAALNGTIRDEEYCRLCGEPGHRQYACPSRTSTFKSDVLCKICGDGGHPTIDCPVKGTTGKKMDDEYQNFLAELGGSVPESSTKQSTMLALGSGTSNSESNPPWANNTRNAVSTSHAGLGATVVKPTKEIDDTNLYIGYLPPTLDDDGLISLFSPFGDIVMAKVIKDRVTGLSKGYGFVKYGDIQMANNAIASMNGYRLEGRTIAVRVAGRPPQPVVPPGPPASAMPTYPVSSQPLGAYPSQQFAAGGPLGNAPPPSYGGTPVPWGPPVPPHYSPYAPPPPGSTMYPPVQGQPMPPYGVQYPPPVQPVPPGAPSQPPTSSEAQQSYPLGVQTENSTSAQSIPTNMYGNSMAAAPQPTYPTSSYGYPSYYSAVPPPPPPPASVPGSTADQSQSIGNVPWATNPQVPPPGSSAEKTNYGADAEYEKFMSEMK